The DNA segment GGTATAACCTTGGTCTGTCTCAAAAACCTCAAAGATTTTAATTCCGTTACTGAACTGCCTTTCCCAAGAGACCCCAGGCCCCGGCAACGTCGAAGCAGCAACCGCTTGTCCAGTTAAACTTGTTACAAAAATCACCGTCATCCATAAGGCATAATAAGCCTGCTTCCTCCAAATTTGTAATGTCATAGCTTTCCTCCCATCATATTCAATCTATTGGAATTGGACTAACCTGAACCCAATCACCCCCCGTTCTAACTTATACAGTTAGACGTTGAATCTGAATGGAAGTTTCCCTATATTTTACTTTTTAAACAAAAAATATAACAGAAAGCATATAAGAGAACACCACTTCGCATTGAAGTGGTGTTCTCTTATATGAATAATAGTCGTCAATTGCACACTTGATCAATCAGCGACACAGCTCTAGAAGCGTTTCCTCCCACCGTTCAAGTACCTCGGCAGGTTCTTTCAGTCGAATTTGTACACCGGAGATAATATCGGCATATTGGGCCTTATCCTCTCGGCAAGCAACTACTTTAGCGGAAAATCTAGTACGTGGATGCTTAGCGTCTGAAAGATCAGGCAACTTGGCAAGTTCCAATTGAATATAGCATGCGGCCTCATTGTAAAAAACTACTATAGTTGCTTGTCCGGTACGGATAATGTTATTTGTTGTCGTCGTGTTTTCCCATAAACCGAGCCTGAGTGATGTCGGAGTTAATGCGATAACTTCTCCTACACTGATCATAGCCGTGTGCGGCAAGCTTTGCTCCGTAACGGTTAACAGCATAAAGGCTTCGTGCTGCTTCTCCCCTAAATTTCGCCCATTAAACAACGTATATAAATGAGGAGATAGTTCGGATACAGTGTTATTCATCATTTCCCTCCATTGCTCTTTCAATTTTCTGAATTCTTGTCCGTCATCTATTATTGGCTGCCCTCGAATAAGCTTCTTTCATCATATTATAATCGATTGCCCCCTGAAATCTTTGTGTAATAACACCTTTCGCATTAAGCACATAGGTCGTTGGATAAGCAACCACCTGATACTGATCAGTAACACGTCCCGTTACATCAAGAGCATGCGGAAATGTTGACCCAAAGCTTTCCAGAAAATCCACCACATTCTCCTGACCATCCTCAAGATGCGTCATATTGACAGCCAGCACGACCGCATCCTTGTCTGCGTATTCCGCATAGAACTTCTCCATATGAGGCATTTCTATCCGGCATGGCGGACACCAGCTCGCCCAAAAATTGAGCAGCACCGTCTTCCCACGAAAATCTGCCAGCTGAACCTCTTCCCCCACGAGATTTTGCAAGGTAAAATCCGGTGCCCTGTTGCCCACCTTTAAACCGATTGGAATGGAGGCCTCCTCTTCGGCAGTATCCTCTGCACTTTGCTTCTTTGCATCTGCTTTATCGAAGTAATCATATGCTCCCCAACCAATTAGTCCTAGAAGAACAAGGATAGCTATCCAATTTTTCTTCATCTATTTTCTGCCTCCTAATATAGTTCCAAGCCGCTATATTCCGTTATTAACTCTACCCCTTCTTGTCCACCTTAGATACATAAAAGATTTAACGCTTATTCCCTATAAAAGAATCTAGGAAAAGCAAAGAAATCGCCACTAAAAGAAAAAAGAGCTGCTCTAAAGAAAAACCGATTAGCACAGCATGGCGATACTCGTCCAAGAAGGGAATGACGGCAGAACCGATGCTATACCATAAAGCTAGCGGCAAAAAAGATCTAAGCGGGGATTCATATTTCAGCCAAGCCATGATTCCTAATCCGGCCGCCAAAACCGCACAAAGCAAATTCTCCCACCCCACTGCCCCTTCCCACAAGAAGAACATCGTGAATCTGAACCCCTGTACGGCGCCGTATGCCAGGAGTGCTGCTTTGACAAACGGGACGAGCAATGGCCGATTTTTATACCCCCTGTATGCCAGATAAGTAATTGCCCCGAGCACACCCAGCCATACCCCCCGCTGCCCCCCTGTAAAATATAGCAGGGACAGCGGATTGGACAAGGTTTCTAGCGGA comes from the Paenibacillus lentus genome and includes:
- a CDS encoding pyridoxamine 5'-phosphate oxidase family protein, with translation MMNNTVSELSPHLYTLFNGRNLGEKQHEAFMLLTVTEQSLPHTAMISVGEVIALTPTSLRLGLWENTTTTNNIIRTGQATIVVFYNEAACYIQLELAKLPDLSDAKHPRTRFSAKVVACREDKAQYADIISGVQIRLKEPAEVLERWEETLLELCR
- a CDS encoding peroxiredoxin family protein; this encodes MKKNWIAILVLLGLIGWGAYDYFDKADAKKQSAEDTAEEEASIPIGLKVGNRAPDFTLQNLVGEEVQLADFRGKTVLLNFWASWCPPCRIEMPHMEKFYAEYADKDAVVLAVNMTHLEDGQENVVDFLESFGSTFPHALDVTGRVTDQYQVVAYPTTYVLNAKGVITQRFQGAIDYNMMKEAYSRAANNR